A portion of the Leptospira kanakyensis genome contains these proteins:
- a CDS encoding LysM peptidoglycan-binding domain-containing M23 family metallopeptidase: MSKTVDFPKWALFLSTLSVFSSLAASPITLANLEYSNPSLKNLRSEIKENLRISKSGVKREELIPLKYYEYKVRKEDNFFRIMARTGMDLETLSSVNELSSPHDLSPGMVLEIPNMRGTFHPEEGSGDEKTKLKLAEKYNLDSNKLQFDSERGKWFLPGISMGKSEKSFFYGFGFQFPLTEARISSGFGKRLDPFTKKETFHGGIDLAAEQGSDVFASMDGEVVFKGKQGGYGNLIILKHSLGYETRYGHLFDFSINVGQKVKKGQKIGEVGQTGRATGSHLHFEIRRNSKRERPIFRSH; the protein is encoded by the coding sequence ATGTCTAAAACCGTAGATTTTCCAAAATGGGCCTTGTTTCTAAGCACTCTCTCTGTTTTTTCATCTCTTGCGGCAAGTCCCATCACACTGGCAAATCTAGAATATTCCAACCCATCCCTTAAAAATCTTCGTTCGGAAATCAAGGAAAACTTAAGGATTTCGAAATCTGGTGTGAAACGAGAGGAACTCATCCCTCTGAAATACTACGAATACAAGGTGCGCAAAGAAGATAATTTTTTTAGGATCATGGCACGCACTGGAATGGATTTGGAAACTCTATCTTCTGTGAATGAATTAAGTTCTCCTCATGATTTATCACCAGGTATGGTTTTAGAAATTCCCAATATGCGAGGAACCTTTCATCCTGAAGAAGGAAGTGGTGATGAAAAAACCAAATTAAAGTTAGCCGAAAAATATAATCTTGATTCCAATAAATTACAATTTGATTCAGAAAGAGGAAAATGGTTTTTACCTGGAATTTCTATGGGTAAATCTGAAAAATCTTTTTTCTATGGTTTCGGATTTCAGTTTCCATTAACGGAAGCTCGTATCTCTTCTGGTTTTGGAAAACGATTAGATCCATTTACAAAAAAAGAAACCTTCCATGGTGGGATTGATTTGGCCGCCGAACAAGGATCAGACGTATTTGCCTCTATGGATGGTGAAGTTGTTTTTAAAGGCAAACAAGGTGGTTATGGAAATTTAATCATCTTAAAACATAGTTTGGGTTATGAAACTCGTTATGGACATCTTTTTGATTTTAGTATAAACGTTGGTCAGAAAGTAAAAAAGGGACAAAAAATTGGGGAAGTAGGACAAACAGGTAGAGCGACCGGTTCACATTTGCATTTTGAAATTAGAAGAAATTCAAAACGTGAAAGACCTATTTTTCGATCTCACTAA
- a CDS encoding acyl-CoA dehydrogenase family protein encodes MDFEISQEVETLRKNIQDFITNEIIPLEKHYDYEKGRMPEDINQQARAKVKAAGFWTPHLPKSEGGLGLDLIGTCIIFSELGRSPIAPYIFNCDAPDEGNMHLLSLAATEKQKELILHPLIKGELRTGFAMTEPAPGAGSDPTTLQTNAEKQGDKYILNGRKWYCTGANGSKYLIVMAKVNGSFRKTTMFLVPTDAKGYTMVREIELMGSHGPGGHCELNFENVEVPEDMILGRIGEGFRLSQERLGPARLTHCMRWTGMARRALSIARSYAKERQVFSSRIADHQGIQWMFAERATEIEMAFLLTLKAAWLLKTGKDARQETSMAKWKVSESLCNTIDMAIQICGGKGYSRDLPLELFYRDARAARIADGPSEVHKMVIGRNYVSEKWDF; translated from the coding sequence ATGGACTTTGAAATTTCCCAAGAAGTGGAAACACTTCGCAAAAACATCCAAGACTTCATCACAAATGAAATCATTCCTCTGGAAAAACATTATGATTATGAAAAAGGTCGAATGCCAGAAGATATCAACCAACAAGCGCGCGCTAAAGTAAAAGCCGCTGGTTTTTGGACACCTCATCTTCCTAAATCAGAAGGTGGATTGGGTTTAGATTTAATCGGCACTTGTATTATTTTTAGTGAACTGGGTCGTTCACCGATAGCTCCTTATATATTTAACTGTGATGCTCCTGATGAAGGTAATATGCATTTGCTTTCTTTGGCAGCCACAGAAAAACAAAAAGAACTCATTCTCCATCCACTCATCAAAGGTGAATTACGAACTGGTTTTGCGATGACAGAACCGGCGCCTGGTGCCGGCTCCGATCCCACCACCTTACAAACTAATGCTGAAAAACAAGGGGATAAATACATCCTCAATGGTCGCAAATGGTACTGCACAGGAGCCAATGGATCTAAGTATTTGATTGTGATGGCAAAGGTGAATGGAAGTTTCCGCAAAACTACAATGTTTCTTGTGCCAACCGATGCGAAAGGTTATACAATGGTTCGAGAAATTGAACTGATGGGCTCTCATGGACCAGGCGGGCACTGTGAACTCAATTTTGAAAATGTTGAAGTTCCAGAAGATATGATCCTTGGTCGTATCGGAGAGGGTTTCCGATTATCCCAAGAGAGGCTAGGTCCTGCTCGTTTGACTCATTGTATGCGTTGGACGGGAATGGCAAGAAGGGCTCTTTCGATTGCACGAAGTTATGCGAAAGAAAGACAAGTTTTTAGTTCAAGAATCGCAGACCACCAAGGAATCCAATGGATGTTTGCGGAACGTGCCACAGAAATTGAAATGGCTTTTCTTCTCACTTTAAAAGCGGCTTGGTTATTAAAAACCGGAAAGGATGCCCGCCAAGAAACTTCTATGGCAAAATGGAAAGTCAGTGAATCCCTCTGTAATACCATTGATATGGCAATTCAAATTTGTGGGGGCAAAGGGTATTCCCGAGACCTACCGCTTGAATTGTTTTATCGCGATGCTCGGGCGGCAAGGATTGCTGATGGGCCATCTGAGGTGCATAAAATGGTCATTGGTCGAAACTACGTATCCGAGAAGTGGGACTTTTAG
- a CDS encoding phosphotransferase family protein translates to MEMNELQEKVELHLSRVWKDDVKVSQIHHLSGGACQDNYSLDLVSRSGKQSLVLRTDKGASLLSSLSKRDEFKVAELVYKAGVKTPTPVFLEETPEVIGSPFFLMEKIGGKATGRYITKDKELDSYRKTQMVTDLAENLAKLHTVKPSSVSDEELKQKLKIVTKENYISIAISDLRQSLDELPEAHPAIELCLLWLESNAPSIDEIVLVHGDFRTGNFMMNAEGLQGILDYEFAHFGDRHEDIAWLCMRDWRFGRLNKEVGGFGDRKDFYDAYQKTSGIPVDPFKVTFWEIMGNVRWAIGSAQQTERHLSGKDKGIELAAIGRRTAEMEWEAMRLIESLQS, encoded by the coding sequence ATGGAAATGAATGAACTACAGGAAAAAGTGGAACTTCACTTATCAAGGGTTTGGAAAGATGATGTAAAAGTCTCCCAGATCCACCATCTAAGTGGAGGGGCTTGCCAAGATAATTATTCATTGGACTTGGTTTCCAGATCCGGTAAACAATCGTTAGTTCTAAGAACTGACAAAGGTGCCAGTTTGCTTTCTTCATTGTCCAAACGAGATGAATTCAAAGTGGCCGAACTTGTTTACAAAGCCGGTGTCAAAACTCCCACTCCTGTATTTCTGGAAGAAACTCCCGAGGTCATTGGTTCCCCTTTTTTTCTTATGGAAAAAATTGGAGGCAAAGCCACTGGCCGTTACATCACCAAAGATAAAGAATTAGATTCCTATCGTAAAACACAGATGGTAACGGATCTGGCAGAAAACTTAGCCAAACTTCATACAGTAAAACCCAGTTCTGTTTCCGATGAAGAACTAAAACAAAAACTAAAAATTGTTACCAAAGAAAATTATATCTCCATTGCTATTTCCGATCTAAGACAGTCGTTAGACGAACTTCCTGAAGCTCACCCAGCCATTGAATTGTGTTTGTTATGGTTGGAATCCAATGCCCCTTCGATTGATGAAATTGTCCTTGTACATGGAGATTTTCGCACGGGGAATTTTATGATGAATGCCGAGGGACTCCAAGGAATTTTAGATTATGAATTTGCTCACTTTGGTGATCGTCATGAAGACATTGCTTGGTTGTGTATGCGCGACTGGAGGTTTGGTCGCCTAAATAAAGAAGTCGGTGGTTTTGGAGATCGCAAAGATTTTTACGACGCTTACCAAAAAACTTCCGGTATCCCAGTGGATCCTTTCAAAGTTACTTTCTGGGAAATTATGGGTAATGTTCGTTGGGCCATTGGAAGTGCCCAACAAACAGAGAGACATCTTTCTGGTAAAGACAAAGGGATAGAACTCGCAGCCATTGGCCGACGAACCGCAGAGATGGAATGGGAAGCCATGCGACTCATTGAATCTCTGCAAAGCTAA
- a CDS encoding EAL domain-containing protein, with protein MEQTLDLGMDVFQLPRYWEEYQSLETIYWNGSFASEYQPIVSILEKKTVAYEALARFYTNGGKIAPDRAFQILHNDPGFFFDFEKKLKNFQIQNRPEGYPLFLNMDAHVYSKEIHSDHWESVFKKEKNIVCELIENTDYASVEDSKFCMNHLKEMNIPFALDDIGGKNNLFCFEFLEGASYLKFDRRWLSLLRTDKNYSEILKGFLAFAKLQKIQCILEGIETQADLEIATKTGFDLGQGFLFKYGTLQAVA; from the coding sequence ATGGAACAAACTTTGGATTTAGGAATGGATGTCTTCCAATTGCCAAGGTACTGGGAAGAGTATCAATCTTTGGAAACCATCTATTGGAATGGTAGTTTTGCTTCGGAATACCAACCAATCGTATCTATTTTGGAGAAGAAAACAGTGGCTTATGAAGCACTGGCGCGGTTTTATACAAATGGTGGAAAAATTGCACCCGACCGAGCCTTCCAAATTTTACACAACGATCCTGGATTCTTTTTCGATTTTGAGAAAAAATTGAAGAACTTTCAAATCCAAAATCGCCCTGAAGGATATCCATTGTTTTTGAATATGGATGCCCATGTTTATAGTAAGGAAATTCATTCAGACCATTGGGAATCTGTTTTTAAGAAGGAAAAAAATATCGTGTGCGAACTCATTGAAAATACAGACTATGCCTCAGTTGAGGATTCAAAGTTTTGTATGAATCATCTCAAAGAAATGAACATTCCTTTTGCTTTGGATGATATTGGTGGGAAAAACAATTTATTTTGTTTTGAATTTTTAGAAGGTGCGAGTTATTTAAAGTTTGATCGGCGTTGGTTGTCTTTACTTCGCACCGACAAAAACTATTCTGAGATTTTAAAAGGATTTTTGGCCTTTGCAAAATTGCAAAAAATCCAATGTATTTTGGAAGGAATCGAAACTCAGGCAGATTTGGAAATTGCCACCAAAACGGGTTTTGATTTAGGACAAGGTTTTTTATTCAAATATGGAACGTTACAGGCAGTCGCTTAA
- a CDS encoding histidine phosphatase family protein: MSLLYLVRHGQADRLGKNYDQLTEHGWKQAKLLGEYFKSQRIEFDSVYTGTLNRQKQTAQGIIESFTNDRFCIPEPGVNSAWDEFDSKMWLGLAAKIRHANDNFANLYESYKKAWEEGKEETRDYFQELIQIVLNDWVHGVWDPVEPYTFQEYVEKVSFGPKEIPGDVKSTLVVSSSTPIAIMMGLSCKMQPVEFPVFMKSITNSSLSIFRRENGHWEPVSWNNTPHLQDPDLVTLV, translated from the coding sequence ATGTCTTTATTGTATTTGGTGCGCCACGGACAGGCCGATCGACTCGGAAAAAACTACGACCAACTGACAGAACATGGTTGGAAACAAGCAAAATTACTAGGTGAGTATTTCAAAAGCCAACGAATCGAATTTGATTCAGTTTATACAGGTACACTCAACCGACAAAAACAAACTGCACAAGGAATCATCGAAAGTTTCACTAACGACCGGTTTTGTATTCCGGAACCAGGTGTAAATTCTGCTTGGGATGAATTTGATTCCAAAATGTGGCTTGGTCTTGCAGCTAAGATTCGTCATGCGAATGATAATTTTGCTAATCTTTATGAATCTTATAAAAAAGCTTGGGAAGAAGGAAAAGAGGAAACAAGGGATTATTTCCAGGAACTCATCCAAATTGTTTTGAATGATTGGGTTCACGGAGTTTGGGATCCTGTGGAACCATATACTTTCCAAGAATATGTGGAGAAGGTTTCTTTTGGACCCAAAGAGATTCCAGGAGATGTAAAAAGTACACTCGTTGTTTCTTCCAGTACACCCATTGCAATTATGATGGGCCTATCTTGTAAAATGCAACCGGTTGAGTTCCCGGTGTTTATGAAATCGATTACTAATTCTTCACTCAGTATTTTTAGAAGAGAAAATGGTCATTGGGAACCTGTGAGTTGGAATAACACACCTCATTTACAAGACCCAGATTTAGTGACTTTAGTATAA
- a CDS encoding aldo/keto reductase has protein sequence MKKRRLGKTGMVVSEICMGTMTFGSSCNEDEAFRILDRAYDAGIDFYDTAEIYPVPPQKSWVHRTEEIFGKWIKTKPRDGLIIATKVAGPGHGWFSPPLREGKTALDKYHIRRAIEGSLQRLGVETIDLYQTHWPDHDMHYDETMEALTELKEEGKIRYAGCSNETSFGLMKSLWTSDKYNLIRYDSIQNNFSILNRRFEDELAQVCRKEGVSLLPYSPLAGGVLTGKYNGSVPPEGSRFVRYMAEGDRQKRMASRFLNENTLASTAELMKIAEKYGMSSTVLSVAWSKQHDYVASTIIGANTVAQLEESLKATDVILSEEILSEINLVSKKIQYPMG, from the coding sequence ATGAAAAAACGAAGACTTGGTAAAACAGGAATGGTGGTATCCGAAATTTGTATGGGTACCATGACATTTGGCTCCTCGTGTAACGAAGATGAGGCATTTCGAATTTTGGATCGTGCTTATGATGCCGGAATCGATTTTTATGACACTGCAGAAATTTATCCAGTCCCTCCACAAAAATCATGGGTTCACAGAACCGAAGAAATTTTTGGAAAATGGATCAAAACAAAACCTAGGGATGGACTGATCATCGCAACAAAAGTGGCAGGTCCTGGCCATGGTTGGTTTAGCCCTCCTCTTCGCGAAGGAAAAACTGCATTAGACAAATACCATATCCGCCGTGCGATTGAAGGTTCCTTACAGAGATTAGGTGTTGAAACCATCGATTTGTACCAAACCCATTGGCCAGACCATGACATGCACTATGATGAAACCATGGAAGCACTCACCGAGCTGAAAGAGGAAGGAAAAATTAGATACGCTGGTTGTTCCAATGAAACATCTTTTGGGTTGATGAAAAGTCTTTGGACTTCCGACAAATACAATCTCATTCGGTATGATTCGATTCAAAATAATTTTTCCATTCTCAACCGTCGTTTTGAGGATGAGTTAGCGCAAGTTTGTCGAAAAGAAGGGGTGTCATTATTACCTTATTCGCCACTTGCTGGTGGTGTACTCACTGGTAAATACAATGGATCTGTTCCTCCAGAAGGTTCTAGATTTGTTCGTTATATGGCAGAGGGCGATAGACAAAAGCGAATGGCCTCTCGTTTCCTAAATGAAAACACTTTGGCTTCCACTGCAGAATTAATGAAAATTGCGGAAAAATATGGAATGAGTTCTACCGTTCTATCTGTTGCTTGGAGCAAACAACATGACTATGTTGCCTCTACCATCATTGGAGCCAATACGGTCGCTCAACTAGAAGAATCATTAAAAGCAACTGATGTCATTTTGTCTGAGGAAATTCTTTCAGAAATCAATCTTGTTTCTAAGAAGATCCAATACCCAATGGGTTAA
- a CDS encoding acylphosphatase has protein sequence MGKSEEARARILVRGFVQGVGFRYYILQKAQEMRLKGYTQNLPNGEVEAVVEGDKLFIEDLYRAMQRGPTKAKVKDHVIEWSDPKNQFRTFLIKK, from the coding sequence TTGGGAAAATCAGAAGAAGCAAGAGCGAGAATATTAGTACGGGGATTTGTGCAAGGGGTCGGATTTCGTTACTATATCCTCCAAAAAGCCCAAGAGATGAGACTCAAAGGTTATACTCAAAACTTACCCAATGGGGAAGTGGAAGCAGTTGTAGAAGGTGACAAACTTTTTATCGAAGATTTGTACAGAGCCATGCAACGGGGGCCCACAAAAGCAAAAGTAAAGGATCATGTCATTGAATGGAGTGATCCAAAAAATCAGTTCAGAACTTTTTTAATTAAAAAATAA
- a CDS encoding RNA pyrophosphohydrolase translates to MDDRDILRIMTDKPYRKNVGMVVFNSSGKVIVGERVQFPGSWQFPQGGIDEGEDYLEAAKRELYEEIGVKKATYVTEYPDWIPYDFPNSLGLNSHLQKFRGQLQRWILFYWDGTLEECDLLHHEQEFLTIQFMEIEDTIQSVVEFKKEVYAKFVPLFKSAIQNYIAENSKSK, encoded by the coding sequence ATGGATGATAGAGACATTCTAAGGATTATGACAGACAAACCCTACCGCAAAAACGTAGGCATGGTGGTTTTTAACTCTTCTGGAAAAGTGATTGTCGGAGAAAGGGTTCAGTTCCCAGGTTCTTGGCAATTCCCACAAGGTGGGATAGATGAAGGTGAGGATTATTTAGAAGCCGCTAAACGAGAATTATATGAAGAAATTGGGGTCAAAAAAGCAACCTATGTAACGGAATATCCTGATTGGATTCCTTACGACTTTCCCAACTCCCTCGGACTCAATTCCCACCTCCAAAAATTTCGTGGCCAATTACAAAGATGGATTTTGTTCTATTGGGATGGGACTTTGGAAGAATGTGATTTGCTCCACCACGAACAAGAATTTTTAACCATCCAGTTTATGGAAATAGAAGATACCATCCAATCGGTTGTGGAATTCAAAAAAGAAGTGTATGCGAAGTTTGTTCCTCTTTTTAAATCTGCCATCCAAAATTACATTGCAGAGAATTCAAAATCCAAGTAA
- the sixA gene encoding phosphohistidine phosphatase SixA yields MKIILVRHGEAENATPTISDSQRDLTDKGVSDIHKIGKFIKNSSLAVKQVYYSPYTRTKHTAEILSEELKYGCQMLASDDLVAGKGCTDIISCLVNFTNSDTVLLVGHNPDITYFAAKLLGNSSAAENLIFQPGSTIAINVAREKFAHGQIIWAISPDNLGI; encoded by the coding sequence ATGAAGATCATTTTGGTTCGTCACGGTGAGGCTGAAAACGCAACTCCAACCATTTCTGATTCGCAACGAGATCTAACCGACAAAGGTGTCAGTGATATTCATAAAATCGGAAAGTTTATTAAAAACTCTTCTTTGGCAGTCAAACAAGTTTATTATAGTCCTTATACAAGAACCAAACACACGGCAGAAATTCTATCCGAAGAATTAAAATATGGCTGCCAAATGTTAGCCTCAGACGACCTTGTTGCCGGCAAAGGTTGTACCGATATTATCTCTTGTTTAGTAAATTTTACAAACTCCGATACAGTCTTGTTAGTTGGTCATAATCCAGACATCACATATTTTGCGGCAAAACTTTTGGGAAATTCAAGTGCTGCTGAAAATTTAATTTTTCAACCTGGTTCTACGATCGCGATCAATGTGGCTCGGGAAAAATTTGCGCATGGTCAAATTATCTGGGCGATTTCACCAGACAATCTTGGCATTTGA
- a CDS encoding LIMLP_16025 family protein: protein MSNVENKLQDIVNAGIGAVKTSKEVWEKLVVDLNEKKSKFETNFQKLKEQGESDTSDNALKVKMGVAWGIVRFDELKDNVVKYLDKVKEGNENKPS, encoded by the coding sequence ATGAGCAATGTGGAAAACAAGCTGCAAGATATCGTAAATGCTGGAATTGGCGCGGTAAAGACTTCCAAAGAAGTCTGGGAAAAACTCGTCGTCGACCTAAACGAGAAAAAAAGCAAATTCGAAACCAACTTTCAAAAGTTAAAAGAACAAGGCGAAAGTGATACAAGTGACAATGCCTTAAAAGTAAAAATGGGTGTTGCTTGGGGAATCGTGCGTTTTGACGAATTGAAAGATAACGTAGTGAAGTATTTGGACAAAGTTAAAGAAGGAAACGAAAACAAACCTTCTTAA
- a CDS encoding arylesterase: MSRKIFLEEYEILSDFGRMRVKTLWTLLSLSALVFFVLDCGGQIQEKPIAGCERISGTPGPEDLDLIRDTSTVIVSSHERRNGLKDIGALFEVSLVNPNGKLEAKKIETNYPENFRPHGISYAKVKGVDTLAVISHTLADENPHTIEIFERSASGKWTHTKTLSDSTLTSPNDIFMNEAGEIFSSNDNGTSNAFRKYWDMIIRSGRADISYYDGKTFQALNVPVMLGNGIYIRKKGNEELLYRSVFSEKAIRVYKVDRTSGKINLKYLDSISIGAGPDNILEDENGMLWLAAHDSTYKFIRHVMNRTNLAPTRVFKINPENKEVTEVYANEGAEISAGSTALVFKNKLLISQVFEDFLLVCPRP; this comes from the coding sequence ATGTCTAGAAAGATTTTTCTGGAGGAATATGAAATCCTAAGTGATTTTGGTCGGATGCGCGTAAAAACCCTATGGACTCTCCTTTCCCTTTCCGCCCTTGTTTTCTTCGTTTTGGATTGTGGCGGTCAAATTCAGGAAAAACCAATCGCTGGCTGTGAACGAATTTCAGGAACTCCTGGTCCCGAAGATTTGGATCTCATCCGTGATACTTCCACTGTGATTGTTTCTTCTCATGAACGTCGCAATGGGCTCAAAGACATTGGTGCACTGTTTGAAGTTTCCTTGGTCAACCCGAATGGAAAATTGGAAGCCAAAAAGATTGAAACCAATTATCCTGAAAACTTTCGTCCACATGGGATTAGTTATGCGAAAGTGAAAGGTGTAGATACATTGGCGGTCATTTCCCATACGTTAGCCGATGAAAATCCACATACCATTGAAATTTTTGAAAGATCTGCATCAGGCAAATGGACACATACAAAAACTTTGAGTGATTCCACTCTCACAAGTCCAAATGATATTTTTATGAACGAAGCCGGAGAAATTTTTTCTTCTAATGACAATGGAACGAGTAATGCCTTCCGAAAGTATTGGGATATGATCATTCGTAGTGGTCGGGCTGACATATCTTATTATGACGGAAAAACATTCCAAGCGCTAAATGTTCCTGTGATGTTAGGGAATGGAATTTACATTCGTAAAAAAGGTAATGAAGAACTTTTATACCGATCTGTATTTTCAGAGAAAGCCATTCGGGTGTACAAAGTGGATCGTACTAGCGGAAAGATAAATCTAAAGTATTTGGATTCTATTTCCATTGGTGCAGGCCCTGATAATATTTTAGAAGATGAAAATGGAATGTTATGGCTTGCGGCTCACGATTCTACTTATAAATTCATTCGTCATGTGATGAATCGAACGAATCTAGCACCCACTCGTGTTTTCAAAATCAATCCAGAAAACAAAGAAGTTACAGAAGTCTACGCCAACGAAGGTGCCGAAATTTCTGCAGGTAGCACCGCTCTTGTTTTCAAAAACAAACTTTTGATTTCCCAAGTGTTTGAAGATTTTCTTCTGGTTTGCCCAAGGCCGTAA
- a CDS encoding helix-turn-helix domain-containing protein encodes MYNPIKDGINKKYQSVTYNEQSPPDDLKEYVHSYWEIKTHVKLEDDFILHVIPDACINILFNLLNTNIAAITYRHTDYVALNLGKSFHYTGIQLYPGVWHGDFNEVIFGFVDSPYLGNLPLIETAKKIKNSKFHDFNPIFSELVRFLISKEFVRKNSITEKILSDLETIESVEDMAASVNLSARQLQRKLKETTGFSPHNFLKILRLQQSFRNHYLDLYVDQSHFIHNFKKITGYTPKEYFKNFDV; translated from the coding sequence ATGTATAATCCAATAAAAGATGGAATTAATAAAAAATACCAATCCGTAACTTATAATGAACAAAGTCCGCCAGATGATTTAAAAGAATACGTTCATTCTTACTGGGAAATAAAAACTCATGTGAAACTAGAGGATGATTTTATTTTACATGTAATCCCTGATGCTTGTATCAATATTTTATTCAATTTACTAAACACAAATATTGCTGCCATTACCTATCGACATACTGATTACGTAGCATTAAACCTAGGTAAATCTTTTCATTATACAGGAATTCAATTGTATCCTGGTGTGTGGCATGGGGATTTTAATGAAGTGATTTTCGGTTTCGTTGATTCTCCTTACTTGGGGAATCTACCTCTGATTGAAACGGCTAAAAAAATTAAAAATTCAAAGTTTCATGACTTTAATCCAATTTTTTCTGAACTTGTCAGATTTTTAATTTCAAAAGAATTTGTTCGAAAAAATTCAATTACAGAAAAAATTTTATCGGATTTGGAAACAATTGAATCAGTAGAAGACATGGCTGCATCGGTTAATCTATCTGCGCGCCAATTACAAAGAAAATTAAAAGAGACTACAGGTTTTTCACCTCATAACTTCTTAAAAATCTTAAGACTACAACAATCGTTTAGAAATCATTATTTAGATTTGTACGTAGACCAATCTCATTTCATTCATAATTTCAAAAAAATTACAGGATACACCCCAAAAGAGTATTTTAAAAATTTTGATGTCTGA
- a CDS encoding VOC family protein, with translation MLKPNAIGWFDIYVDHLDRATKFYEEICNQKLEDLIDPTGETKMKVFTGEMNTYGSSGALVLSNHYKPGKGGTLVYFSVEDCELSESKIEKVGGKIIRPKFSIGNFGFVTLCEDSEGNLIGLNSMK, from the coding sequence ATGTTAAAACCAAATGCAATAGGATGGTTCGACATTTATGTTGATCATTTAGATCGGGCAACGAAATTTTATGAGGAAATTTGTAACCAGAAGTTAGAGGATCTTATCGATCCTACAGGCGAAACAAAAATGAAAGTTTTTACAGGTGAAATGAATACTTATGGTTCCTCGGGTGCATTGGTTCTATCCAATCATTATAAACCGGGAAAAGGGGGAACGTTGGTTTATTTCAGTGTGGAAGATTGTGAACTAAGTGAATCCAAAATAGAAAAAGTTGGAGGGAAAATCATTCGGCCAAAATTTTCAATAGGAAATTTCGGATTTGTAACCTTATGTGAAGATTCCGAGGGAAATTTGATTGGATTAAATTCTATGAAATAG
- a CDS encoding DUF1697 domain-containing protein: MKYIALLRGINVGGNRKVEMKKLRTLFESLGYTEVSTYINSGNIIFESEDDTKTVLTKITKSFEKIFDFEIPTLVKTEKEMKKIANAIPEGWQNDATQKTDVAYLFPEADSKKIIEELPLKKEFLEIRYMKGAIIWNIKRENLNKSQLTKLISHKLYKGMTIRNVNTARFLAGEKE, translated from the coding sequence ATGAAATACATCGCACTGCTCAGAGGAATTAATGTCGGAGGGAACAGAAAGGTCGAAATGAAAAAACTTCGAACACTTTTTGAATCCTTGGGATATACGGAAGTTTCTACCTATATCAATTCAGGGAATATCATTTTTGAATCAGAAGATGATACAAAAACAGTTCTTACAAAAATCACAAAGAGTTTTGAGAAAATTTTTGATTTTGAAATCCCCACTCTTGTGAAGACAGAAAAAGAAATGAAAAAAATTGCGAATGCGATTCCTGAGGGGTGGCAAAACGACGCCACTCAAAAGACAGATGTTGCGTATTTATTTCCAGAAGCCGATTCCAAAAAAATCATTGAGGAACTTCCTCTCAAAAAAGAATTTTTGGAGATTCGTTACATGAAAGGTGCCATCATCTGGAATATCAAAAGAGAAAATTTGAACAAAAGCCAACTAACAAAACTAATTAGTCATAAATTGTATAAAGGAATGACAATACGAAATGTAAACACCGCCAGATTTTTAGCAGGAGAAAAAGAGTAA